ACTGGTAGACTTGGGTGAGCCATGGCGTTTTGCCTCTACGGTGTATGCGACTCGACGATCGTCGGATTGGCGGCGCACGGGCAGCAGGTCCAGTTGAACGTCAGATTGTGCGGAACCGGCGCAGAGATGTTGCCGCCCAACGCCGGGTCGGTCAGGCTCGACTGCAAGGTGCCGGCGAACGTATTTGGATTGTTGGCGACCATATGCGCCGGTAAAGCTGCGACATTATCGTGGTAGCGCGCTATGCCTCTGAAACGCACCCGATCGATGGTGCATCCAGATGGCAAATCGTTCGCCCAGCTGAACGTGTCGGTACTGACCGGGCTGAGAGTCCTCGAGTTGGGGGCGACGCGCCAGGCCTCAAAATACCTCAGCGGGCTGATCTTGCCGCTCGCGTCGGGAATCTCCACATTAGCACAATCGCGGTTGTTCCAAGTAATTGTAATATCCTGGATGATGAAGCCACCCTGCGGGCCGGCGTTCGCCGAGAGGTTCCACCTGATCACAAAGTTCATGACACCGCAGTTGCCGGCGGTTGGCCCGGTGACGATGGTCGGGCTTAGCTGCGGCACACTCGGCGCTGGTGTCGTCGGCGTTGTTGGTGTCGGTGCCGGTGATGTTGGCGCGGGCGCTGGTGCTGGCGCGGTGTTTCTGAAGATGATCGCACGCCGATTCTGGGTCAGGTCGGTGGCAGAGAAGTCGGTCGTCTCCCCGTGAGCGGCTAAGCTGATCTGCGCTGCTGGGACACCCTGCGCGACCAACTCAGCTCGAACCGATTCGGCCCGCTCGCACGACAGGCGCCAGTTCAGCGCTTGTGGCCCGTCCACGCTGGCGTAGCCATCGATCTGAATAGCATCGTGCCCACCATCCGCGATCCAAGTATCGGCAAAGGTGGCGATCAGCGCGCGGCTGGCGACCGAGAGGCTACCTGAAGACTGATCGAAGAGGATCTGCGTGCCTGGCAGCGGGCCCGACCCGGTAACCAGGCCGCAGGCTAGCCCTGGCGGCGCCTGGCTGATATCTGCCTGGCGTTGAATTCCGGCGGCACCTAATCGCCCTTTCACGCTCATGCGATCCGCTCCGCCGGTGGTTGTCACTCGGGCTGCCTGGGTCTCGGCTTCCCGCTCATAGGCGTCATCCACCCCGCCGACTGCGATTGCACTGGCCATTGGGGCGGCCTCGGCATTGCTCGCAGACTGTTGAATCGTGTGTGTCAGCTCGTGCGCGAGCAGCCGCTGCCCGGCAGGTGTGCCCGGCGCGTACTGCCCGGCGCCAAACGCGATATGCGGCCCGACGGTGTAGGCCAGCGCGCCAACCGCCCGCGCCGACGCGGCCGCCGCAGGGTCGGTATGCACGCGCACCCGGCTGAAGTCGTGCCCGAAGCGCGGCTCCATAAACGCGCGCGTGCCTGCGTCGAGCGGCTGGCCCGGCGCGCGCAGCACGTCATGCACGATCGGCGGGGCGACGTTGGGCGTGTGCGCGCCGGTGGCCTGGCGCTGCAGGCGCTTCTTCTTGCACTCTTCGCACTCGCCGCCGCCAGGCGCGTGGGTGCCGCAGGCGCAGGTGCGTTGGAGCAATGCCCTGGCGGGTACGTTCGGCTTCGGTGCGACAGGTCGATTGCGCGTGCTCATGTCCATAACCACCTAACCTATCCAAAAGACTCCCAGAGTCAAATCTCGGCATCGGCTAAGGTTGCCCGCCCTCCAACCAGGCATCGAATGCGGCCAGCGTCCTAAACACCTCTGGCTTAATACGATAATCGTCCTGATCGAAATCAACGAACGAGTCGGCGGGTGTGCCACCATATGCCGGGCCGCTTTGTGCCGAGTAAGCCTCGAACTCAACCCCTGTCAAATTATCGCGCACTGAGTACGAATAATCGGCGTCTGCCACATGGTCGGGCCGGCCGAAACGAGCCTCGAGTTTGCGACGAAAACGCTCGACATCCAGAGCATCGGTTGGGGATAAGGTTGGGTTGACGTGCGCTCGTCCACAGAGTTTCACGCCGCCTCCGATCCCTGCCGACAGCCGGAGGTACTGACTGCTCATATCACGTCCCTTCTGGTTGTTTGGCGGTATTGCCGGTAGCAACATATCGCCCAAGGGCTGGGATTAGTCCTAGCAAAAATATTCCGGCCGCTGCCAGGGCCACCTCATCGCCAGGCGCTGGATCGAAAAGGGCGATCAATGCCAACACGAACAGCACGAGCGCCCCAACTATCACCAGCGCAATCGCAATTGCCGCGAGTGCGCGGAGGATACCCTCGCCGATCACTGCCAGTACTTCGCCCAATGCTGAAAGCGCCCGACCGATTGCCTGGGCCATCTGTGTCAGTACTGCCTGGAGCTCAGCAAGCATCATCGAAGCCAACTGCGCCGCCACCGCCGTCACCACTACCGGGATCAACTGCCGAGCACGCTGGCGCAATGTCTGCTCAAGTTGATCCAACAACTGTACGATCGATACTGCCGGCGCACCAACACATAAAGCCAATAGTGTCTCGCGAACTGCGTCAGCAAGCACATTGCGTAGACGAACGCGCAGCTCGTTAATAATCATACTACTGAGCCGACGTACAAGTGTGGTCACAATTACTTGTGCTTCCGGCCCGAGCGCATTATCGATCAGTTGAGCCAGTTGCTCAGCTGTGGCCCGGTTGAACACTTCATCGGCCACCGGCCCAAGATATGGCCGTAACATCTGGCGGATTTGCGTGCCGAAGTGCCGCTCGCCTAATCGGAGTAATTCGCCCAAGCTGTGCCGGCTCATCGCCGCTTGGAGCGGCTGTTCGATATGTTCCTGAAGGAACCTGTTCAGTACCTCTTGGGCTGGCCCAAGAGCTACACGATCAATATACTCACGGGTTTCCTGTTCCGAGAGGCCACACGTATAGGTGTCGGATTGACCACCAGTACACCAGTAGCCGACAGCACCAGGTGCAACAAGTTCGGCCTTTAGTGTCCGGCTGCGATCACCGTCGAATGGGCCGATAACTGTAGGCGCTGTCAAAACATTAGTGAGCTTGCTGAACGTTGGCCGGAGCCGACCGATCCGAAGTCTGCGGGCAAAATCGTCATCGTCTGTGCCCCGAGGCATCGCGCCACACTCAGGCCCTGAAGCAAACAGGCGATCCATCGATTGATCAGCGCGGCGGATATAATGTTCTACCTCCGCTACTCCGAAGGTGCGTGCATAACCGATCGGTTTGATCTCGCCCACATCGTTTATGATTCCCGCGCGCCGCAGCAGGTCGGCACGCCCCGCCTCAACTCCCTCGGGTTGGCAACCTGTGCTGCTCATTTGGTTCTTCGTCGCCCGTGGGATGATGATTTCATTTAAGATTCGCGGCAGAAGGAATGTCTGAATCTGCGTGTGGGCCGCGCGGCCGGCGCCCTTCGGCCCGTTGTTATCCTCATCTTCGGTAGTTGCAGATGCGCAGCCTCCGGCACCACGGCTGACACTACGCTGAGCAAGCCCCTGTTCAACACGCGATTCTACTCCGGATTGCTGTAGGACATGGCTCAATTCATGCGCCAGCAACTCGCGTCCGGCTTGCGTATGAGGCTGATATTCGTTTTCATTAAACACAATATGTCGCCCAACGGTAAACGCGTGTGCGTTCACTGCCCGTGCCGCTGATGCCGCTAGAGATCCCGTATGAAGTTGTACATGGCTCAGATCTGCTGGTTGATTGCTTTGGGGTGTCGGTGCTCCGCGAGTTACCTGTCGGGCGATGTGCTCGGCCTCGCGCTCGAAGGGATCGTCTGGCTGACCAACCGTTATCTCGGATCGCTGGGCTGTTGCCATCATAGCCGGCACCCGGCTGAAGTCGTGCCCGAAGCGCGGCTCCATAAACGCGCGCGTGCCTGCGTCGAGCGGCTGGCCGGGCGCGCGCAGCACGTCATGCACGATCGGCGGGGCGACGTTGGGCGTGTGCGCGCCGGTGGCCTGGCGCTGCAGGCGCTTCTTCTTGCACGCGGCGCACTCGCCGCCGCCGGGCGCGTGGTTGCCGCAGGCGCAGGCGCGCTGCAGTATGCTTGCTGCCGCCGGGGCCGCCGCTGGTTTGGCTGTTGCTCGATCGTGCATAGTACGCCTATCTGATGGTGGGTGCGGCCGTAGGCGCGGGGCCTAGCCGGTCGTAGAGCGCCCGCGCGATCCCGCGCCCGAGCGCGGCCGGGTCGCCGCCGTGGTCAGCTGCGAGCGCGCCGGCCGGCAGTGTACGTAGCGCGCCGCCCGCCAGTAGCTCGGCGCTCAGCCCGCCGGCCGCGATCAGCTGCGCCAGCTCGTCGGCCAGCGCGGCCCGCAGCCGCTGCTCGTGGCCGCGTGGCAGCGCCAGCCCATCCAGCACCAGCTGGTCGATCTGCAGCACAATATCCGCGCCGGGTGGGCTGGGCATGGCCTGCTGCTCCTATCTTATACTCGCCCGGCCAGCGGCGCGGTGATTCGGCCAGCCGGCGGCCAGCGGAAGTCGGCCTCGTTGATCGGGCGCTCGATCTTGCGGAACTCGCCGCGCGCCGCCTCTAGAATCAGCTCCATCGTCACGGGCGCGCCGGCCTGCGCGGCCATGAACGCGGCGTTGAGCGCGATGTTCAGGATGCTTCCGCCGGCGATGTTCAGCCGCGCCAGCTGGTCGTAGTCGAGCGCCGCCAGCGGCACGCCCGGCTGCGCGAGGGCTGGCTCGGCCCTGGGGAACACGCGCTCCCAGATGCGCCGCCGCTCAGCCACGCTCGGCAGCGGGAAGTTGACGATGAAGCGCAGCCGCCGCAGAAACGCCGGGTCGAGCGCGCTCTTCATATTCGTCGCCAGGATGGCCAGGCCGCGAAACGCCTCGATGCGCTGGAGCAGGTAGTTGATCTCGATGTTCGCATAGCGGTCGTGGCTGTCTTTCACCTCGCTGCGCTTGCCGAACAGCGCGTCGGCCTCGTCGAAGAACAGGATCACCCCGCCATCCTCGGCTGCGTCGAACACCCGCCGCAGGTTCTTCTCGGTCTCGCCGATGTATTTGTTCACCACCTGGCTCAGGTCGATCCGGTACAGGTCGAGCTGCAGGGCGCTGGCGATCACCTCGGCGGCCATGGTTTTGCCGGTGCCGCTCTCGCCCGCAAACAGCGCCGAGATGCCCAGGCCGCGGTTCAATTTACGCGCGAAGCCCCAGTCGCCGTACACTTGCGCGCGCTGGCCTACCTGCGCGACGATCTGGCGCAGCAGTGCTTCTTCGGCCGGCGGCAGCACGATCTCGTCCCAGGTTGCGCGCACGTCGATGCGCTGCGCCAGCATGTCCAGCCGCGGCCGGCTGTCGATCTGGCAGCGCTGCCAGGCATGCCGCCCAACCGCCCGCTCGTCGCCGATCGCGGCGGTGCGCGCGTCTGCCGCGATGCGGTAGATGTCGGGCAGCCCCAGGTTGAACTGCGCCGCCAGCCGGGCCGGGTTCTCGGCGGCGGACGGCCCGAGCGCTGCCGCCCAGGCCGCGCGCTGCTCGGCCGAGGTTGGCCGGGCAATGTCGAGCGTCAGCGTGTCGCGGGCGAGGCCGGGCCGCGGCTCGCGCGTGTCGAGGAAGATCGCGCCGTCGAGCCGCGCCAGAAACCGCGCCAGCGGGGCGGCCCGACCTTCATTCGGTGTGGCGTCGGCCTCGGATGCGTCGAGGTACAGCGCCAGCGGCAGCAGCATGCTTTCGCGCTGCCACAGCCGCGCCAGCCCGTCGAGCTCGGCCGCAGTGCCTGGCAGCAGCTCGATCGGCAGCTGGTACAGGTGTAGATCGTGCGCTGCCGCCGCCGCCCCCGCGACCAGCTGCTTGCTCGAGCGATCGGCGCCGAGCAGCTGCACGGCCGGCAGCCGCCGGTGCGGGCCGGCCTGCTGAAGGCAGCGCACGATCGCCTCGGCTCCAGCACGCTGCGAGTCTGGTAGGTCG
The sequence above is drawn from the Candidatus Kouleothrix ribensis genome and encodes:
- a CDS encoding DUF4157 domain-containing protein, which produces MHDRATAKPAAAPAAASILQRACACGNHAPGGGECAACKKKRLQRQATGAHTPNVAPPIVHDVLRAPGQPLDAGTRAFMEPRFGHDFSRVPAMMATAQRSEITVGQPDDPFEREAEHIARQVTRGAPTPQSNQPADLSHVQLHTGSLAASAARAVNAHAFTVGRHIVFNENEYQPHTQAGRELLAHELSHVLQQSGVESRVEQGLAQRSVSRGAGGCASATTEDEDNNGPKGAGRAAHTQIQTFLLPRILNEIIIPRATKNQMSSTGCQPEGVEAGRADLLRRAGIINDVGEIKPIGYARTFGVAEVEHYIRRADQSMDRLFASGPECGAMPRGTDDDDFARRLRIGRLRPTFSKLTNVLTAPTVIGPFDGDRSRTLKAELVAPGAVGYWCTGGQSDTYTCGLSEQETREYIDRVALGPAQEVLNRFLQEHIEQPLQAAMSRHSLGELLRLGERHFGTQIRQMLRPYLGPVADEVFNRATAEQLAQLIDNALGPEAQVIVTTLVRRLSSMIINELRVRLRNVLADAVRETLLALCVGAPAVSIVQLLDQLEQTLRQRARQLIPVVVTAVAAQLASMMLAELQAVLTQMAQAIGRALSALGEVLAVIGEGILRALAAIAIALVIVGALVLFVLALIALFDPAPGDEVALAAAGIFLLGLIPALGRYVATGNTAKQPEGT
- a CDS encoding DUF4157 domain-containing protein, encoding MDMSTRNRPVAPKPNVPARALLQRTCACGTHAPGGGECEECKKKRLQRQATGAHTPNVAPPIVHDVLRAPGQPLDAGTRAFMEPRFGHDFSRVRVHTDPAAAASARAVGALAYTVGPHIAFGAGQYAPGTPAGQRLLAHELTHTIQQSASNAEAAPMASAIAVGGVDDAYEREAETQAARVTTTGGADRMSVKGRLGAAGIQRQADISQAPPGLACGLVTGSGPLPGTQILFDQSSGSLSVASRALIATFADTWIADGGHDAIQIDGYASVDGPQALNWRLSCERAESVRAELVAQGVPAAQISLAAHGETTDFSATDLTQNRRAIIFRNTAPAPAPAPTSPAPTPTTPTTPAPSVPQLSPTIVTGPTAGNCGVMNFVIRWNLSANAGPQGGFIIQDITITWNNRDCANVEIPDASGKISPLRYFEAWRVAPNSRTLSPVSTDTFSWANDLPSGCTIDRVRFRGIARYHDNVAALPAHMVANNPNTFAGTLQSSLTDPALGGNISAPVPHNLTFNWTCCPCAANPTIVESHTP
- a CDS encoding ATP-binding protein translates to MSDAVWLTQNENYLAAALAWLRLRLEQHASTIVAPAPATPAHPPAPVVVRAAAPSPPGAELPDDGGWWQRLWHKSAALPDSAEPASDPAEAEAAAPDSAPPPAEPASDPADRLGQAEAAMRAAAAGTPPPALLILAQRLGLAEFERNVLLLCAAVELDTRVAPLCAQVQGQAYPTFALALALFDNPAWDVLAPDRPLRFWRLIEINQPGAQPLTVSALRADERVVSFIKGLNYLDDRLHPLLMPIAPAGIGDLPDSQRAGAEAIVRCLQQAGPHRRLPAVQLLGADRSSKQLVAGAAAAAHDLHLYQLPIELLPGTAAELDGLARLWQRESMLLPLALYLDASEADATPNEGRAAPLARFLARLDGAIFLDTREPRPGLARDTLTLDIARPTSAEQRAAWAAALGPSAAENPARLAAQFNLGLPDIYRIAADARTAAIGDERAVGRHAWQRCQIDSRPRLDMLAQRIDVRATWDEIVLPPAEEALLRQIVAQVGQRAQVYGDWGFARKLNRGLGISALFAGESGTGKTMAAEVIASALQLDLYRIDLSQVVNKYIGETEKNLRRVFDAAEDGGVILFFDEADALFGKRSEVKDSHDRYANIEINYLLQRIEAFRGLAILATNMKSALDPAFLRRLRFIVNFPLPSVAERRRIWERVFPRAEPALAQPGVPLAALDYDQLARLNIAGGSILNIALNAAFMAAQAGAPVTMELILEAARGEFRKIERPINEADFRWPPAGRITAPLAGRV